TCCTCGCTGCGGGCGAACCCCGTATCGCCAGCTGCATCGCCGGCGATCAAGAAGGCCGGGCGCTTTTTGCCCTGCAAGTGTGCCGCAATGCCGTCAGCACTTTGAGAGAAGGCAAATCCCAATTTCGTCTTGCCCGAGACTTTGAGAGCAACCTGTCCTGCAAGAACCCGGGCCTGCTCTGCATCGACTGCGTTCAGTCGCAATGGATTGGCACCAGAGGCTGCTCCATCTCGGTCGACTGTGAATGCCAGCGCAACCTGATCGTTGCCCGCCACAACACGTTGTCCACGTCGCTCGACCGCCCCGCGCACACGCGGCAAGACTGACGCACCGCGCAAGCGCGAACCAAAATTGTAAGAGTAGGCACGGTCATACTTGTCGAGGATGACAATTTCTATCGGCACATTGACCAGGGCATCACCCATCGGCCCCGAGCCCGTGCCGGTGTCATCTGCCAACGCGAGAACGCTGCTGGTTCCTGCGACTCTGGTGGTTCCCTGCGGCTGAAGCGCACGGGCAATATCCAGGATACCACGGCCAAAGATCGAATCGACCCCCGCCGTGCCGACATCACTGGCGCTATCGAGGAGGATTTCGACAATTTCTGTTCCGGTAAGGTTGGGAAAGGCCTGAGCAAGCAGCGCCACCGCACCAGCGACCTGCGGGGCCGCAAAGCTGGTGCCGGAAAAAAGAGTCACGAACCTGTCGCCGTTAGCCTCAGTCGTGATCTGCAAAGTGCCGTCTTCATAGACGCAGCAGATTCGTTCGCCCCGGGCGCTCAGAAACGAACTGGCTCCGTTGCCTGCCCGATTGCTGAAATCGGAGATCTCGCGCGCATCATTGACCGAACCCACAATAATCACATTGCTTCCGCCAGCGGCAAGGATGCCGGATGCGAATGGATCGGGATTGTCGGGATCAATGCCTGCCTCGGTGCTATCACCGTCATTTCCAGCTGCCACCACGATCACAATGCCAGCCGCGGCAGCGCGCGCGATCGCATCGTTCAGGCGCTGGGTCGGAGCACTGCCCCCGAGGCTGAGATTGATAACGGTTGCCCCCGAAGCAACCGCTTGGTCGACGCCGCGCGCAATATCCCGGTCGAAAAACACGCACCCATCGAGGTCAGCGTCATCCTCGCTTGCGGTACAACTATCAGGTTCGTCCGCGCGTAACGCCAGGATGCTCGCATCGAAGGCGATCCCAACGACGCCGTTTCCGTCAAAAGCCGCCCCTGCCACCAACGCAACATTCGTTCCGTGATCATCCACTGCCTCAAAGGTGGAATTGCCCGCTACGTCAGTAGAATCCGGATGGATGCGGCCCGCAAATTCGGGGCTGTCAGAATCAATCCCGGTGTCGATGATCGCTATGGTTGATCCCGCACCAGTCACTCCGTCGGTCCAAGCCGAGATTGCGTTGTGGAATTCCGGCCCCTCCGAACGCCGTGTCTCAGGGGTATTGAAATTCGACGTTGGGGAAGGTGTGGGAGTTGGGGTCGGAGTCGGAGTAGGTGTCGGGGTGGGAGTAGGCGTCGGCGTTGGTGTGGGTGACGGGCTTGGCGCTGGGGTCGAAACTGGAGGTGGGGAACTGGAAACACCGCCGCCGCCGCCGCCGCAAGCGACAAGCGCGAGACATGCGCCCATTGCGGTTCCGCTGCGCAAGGCAGCCAACAAACTCGGATTGTTCATGCAGAGACCCTTTCCGTACGCCCAATCGCTGATCTAACTTAAAGATCACATGAACGACCACCCCTAGAGTACACTTTACACCTCTCCATTCTTGCCGAGCCACCATCGCCCAGCTAGCAGCCATCCCGAACAAAGAAGTTTGACCGGAACTGGAGCCAGCATGACCGCCGCATTGCAAACAACCATCGAGAAGGCATGGGACGAACGCGCCTCTGTGACGCCAGACAGCACCGATGTGAGCGAGGCAGTAGAGCAAGCCATTGCCATGCTCGATGATGGCAGCGCCCGCGTTGCCCAGCCGGACGGAAACGGTGGCTGGACCGTCAATCAATGGCTCAAGAAAGCCGTGCTCTTGTCGTTCCGCTTACGCGAAAACGCAGTAATCGAAGGCGCAGTGGGCGCCCCGGCTTTCGACAAGGTTCCAAGCAAGTTTGAGGGATGGGATGACGCCAAGTTCCGGCAGGCCGGATTCCGCGTAGTTCCAGGAGCCATCGCACGACGGGGCAGCTACATCGGGCGGGACACTGTATTGATGCCCAGCTTTACCAATATCGGGGCCTATGTTGGTGACGGCACCATGATCGACACATGGGCGAGCGTGGGCAGCTGTGCCCAGGTCGGTACCAATTGCCACATTTCTGCCGGCGCAGGAATTGGCGGCGTCTTGGAGCCTCTCCAGGCAAACCCGACAATTATCGGCGACAATTGTTTTATCGGCGCCAGATCGGAAATCGTCGAGGGGGTCATTGTCGGCGAAGGCAGTGTGGTCGCCATGGGCGTCTTCGTTACTCAATCAACCAAGATCGTGCATCGCACTACCGGCGAAGTCATCCGTGGCCATATTCCACCCTATTCTGTGGTCGTTCCGGGCACGCTTCCCGATCCGGATGGCGGCCCCTCTCTGGCTTGTGCGGTTATCGTCAAGACAGTTGATGCCCAGACACGCGAGAAAACCGGAATTAACGAGTTGCTGCGCGATTGAGGAACATGTTGTCCCGCAATCCGTAGAGTCTGGCATCAGACATTACGGATCGGAGGAAATCATGGAAAACCGAAACGGCGAGATTCACGTCGACGAAACAGAAGCAAGTGGCGGCACCAAGACGGGCGCGATGCGCTGGGTCCTCGGAATCGGAACGCTGCTGGCAATCATTTTGCTGTCGATCATCTGGATCAGCGGTGCGTTGTCGCAAGGCGATGTCGAAGAAGAAATGACGGCGACCGGCATCATCCAGTCGCAAGCGGAAGAGGGCGATGACACTGACGGCATCGTGAGTGAGGACGCCGACGAGTTCTAGTTCCTCCAGAAATCGCCAGCGCGAAATTTTCGGTGCCAACACCTCACCCACAATCAAGCGTAAGGGAACTTTTATGAGCAATTCCAACAGCTTTCAAACTAATCAGTATGTGAAATGGAACTGGGGCAATGGCGAAGGGAAAGGCCAGATCCAGGAACGTTTCGAGCGTGAAGTCACGCGGACGCTTCAGGGCTCCGAAGTGACGAAGGATGGTGATGCCGACAATCCTGCTTACCTTATCAAGCAGGAAGACGGTGACGAAGTGCTGAAACGCGGTTCGGAGCTGGAGGCACAAGACACCTGATGCCCGATGCGAAGTCCAAGGCGCAGCAACAAGCAGCAGGAGCGGCTCTTTCGGCCAAACGCGGCGAGACTGACAAAGCGGATCTCCGCGGCGCGTCCGAGCGAATGTTTGAGAGCATGTCCGAGGAAGAGCTTGAGGAGATGGCGTCGACCGATCCCAGCGAGCTTCCGGACACCGCCGACGATAGCTAGCGCGCCTCGCCAGCAGGGTATTCGTAGGGAGGCAGCTGTGCCAATTCTGCCTTGGCGGCTTCGGCTGCGCGCATGACCCGCATCATATTACGGAAGCTGATCTTCTCCAGATCGCTCTGTGTATACCCGCGCCGCGCAAGTTCGGTGAACAGAGCCGGGTAGCCGGAAACGTCTTCCAATCCAGGTGGCGCAAACGGAATGCCATCAAAGTCGCCACCAATGCCGATGGCATCTATGCCCGCAATCTTGCGAACATGGTCGATATGGTCAGCCGTTTCCGCGATCGATGATTGGGGCAATGGATTGGTAGCGTCCCATTCCGCCAAAAGGCGCGTCACTTCATCGGGCTGTCCCCGCCAAAGCGCTTCAAGCCGCGCTTTTTCGCCGGCGCGATTGGCGTTCCATTGCCGCGCTGGCTCGCTCAAAAACCCAGGCACGAAGGTGACCATTATGATCCCTCCATTGGCCGGAAGCCGCGCCAGCACGCTGTCCGGAACGTTGCGTGCATGACCGTTGATTGCCCGCGCATTTGAATGGCTGAAGATCACCGGGGCACGCGCAATGTCGAGAGCGTCCATCATAACGGCTTCGCTAACATGGCTGAGGTCCACCAGCATTCCAATGCGATTCATCTCGCGAACCAGGTCCTTACCAAAACTGGTCAGACCGCCATGTTTGGGCGTGTCGGTCGAACTGTCGGCCCAGCTCAACGTTTTGGAATGCGTCAATGTCATGTAGCGGGCGCCCAAGGCATAGGTCTGGCGCAAGACCGCTAAGCTCGATCCGATGGAATGCCCTCCCTCCATACCCAAAAGGGAAGCGATGCGTCCTGCTGCCATCTCACGCTCAACATCATCGGCAGTGAGCGCAAGACCGAGATCGTTCGGATACCGTGCGATCAAACGCTTCGTAACGTCGATCTGCTCGATTGTGGCCTGGACGGCTTCCGGCTCGTCCAGCGACGCGCTGACATAGACCGACCACCATTGGGCACCAACCTTCCCCGCGCGCAGTCGTGCGAGGTCGGTATGCATCGCTCTGATATCGTTGGCTTCATCGCCTGTATCGGTCGTATCCTGAAAATCTAGGTCACCGATCACATTTCCATATCGCGCGCGCAGCTGGATCGGGACATCGTTGTGGCCATCCCAGACCGGAGCCGCCTCAAGCGCGGCGTCGGCAACCTCTTCGGGAGACTGCGCAAGCCCGGGCGATGCAACGCATAGTCCCGCAGCAATCAGTGGCCAATATTTCATCCGATATCTCCATCTGGAACGATTGCTCGCACCCTACCCTCAGGCATAGGAGGTGCAAGCGGGAAGGCTATGTTCAGATTCCGCTGCTGAGGGCCGTGGGATAACGCCAGTGTCTTGCATGGTGCCCCTTCGCAACTGGAGCCGAACCGTCAGGACGGGTAATCGAATTGACCGTCGGGGATCGGAGCTTACGGTCAGAAGCATGATCCGCACAGCATTCCGCTGGCTGCTGGCCTTTTTCTATGGCTATGCAGGTTGGCAACACCTCGCCAATCCTGACTTCTTCATGGCAATCATGCCGCCATGGGTTCCCCAGCCGGACTTTGTTGTCTGGCTTACCGGGATTGCTGAATTGCTCGGTGCGGCAGCTCTGGTGCAGCCAGTCTCGAAGCCGCTCATGCGGGCCGCAGGGGTCGGGCTGGCATTATACGCGCTGTGCGTATGGCCTGCCAACATCCATCACTTCGCAATGGATATGGCGCGGGATGATGGAGGCCTGGGCCTTGGCTATCATATTCCGCGCATGATCGCGCAGCCGATTATCATCTGGCTGGCGTTGTGGGCGAGCGAAGCAACCAATTGGCCCTTCGCCCGCCACACGAACTGAATCAGCTAAGGTGCTTGGACACCGCAGCAGTCATCTTGAACATGGAGATCTGGTCTTTGCCAATCACGGCGCCAAGCTTGGCATCCGGATTGATCTGACGCTTGTCCTTGCTGTCCTGAAGGCTGTTTGCCTTGATGTATTCCCAGACCTTCGAGGTCACCTGGGCACGCGTCATTGGGCCTTTGCCCACGACATTCTCCAGATCCGATGTAAGTGTCACAGGCTTTTGCAGTGCGTTGTTGCCAGCCATGGTCCTATCCTTTCCTTAGTCTATGCGAAATCGTTTTCGCCTTCTTCAACCCAGTCTTCCTCGTCGGAAGCCTGGTAGGTGGCGGTAAGTACCGCCGCGGCCATGACATGGCCTTCCATCGCTTTAAACAGCTGTTCGCGCGTCGCACCGGGCATCAATGTCATCGGCAGATCGAGCGCGTAAAGCTGAAATACAAATGTGTGGGGGTCATCATCCTTTGGCAGAGCAGGCAAAAGCCATTCGGAATTGCCCATACTGTTCTTACCGACCCTAGGCGGCGTTTCGCCCTCCAACAGCTTACCCCGCTGCGGAGCAAGGCCCCAGACCAGCCAATGGCAGGTTGGCCCTTCGCTACTGGCGTCTTCTACAATTACGACCAGCTCTTGCGCACCAGGAGGCGGCGCGGACCATTCCAGTGGAGGCGCAACCGCGTCCTCCTCGTCAGCAGTAAAACACGGATCGAGTTCTTCGCCACCCTCAAAGGCAGGGCTGGTCAATTTCAGACCGCCGCGCGCCATCGCTTTCTCTTGAGCCAGATGCACCAGGGCCAGCCCGGCATGGGCCGGTGTTCCGGTTGGTAAAGCATTGGCAAGCCAGTCAGCCATAGGTGCGATCTTCTCCTTCGTTCCCTCCCTGCTAGGCCCAATACGGGAGCTTGGCGAGAGAGCCTCCGGGCGCTTTTCCCCAGATTGCCACCTATTTGCGGCAAGAAGAGGGGTCCAAGGCCGGGGTTGCTCATAACATATTCAGCGATATGGGTGTTTCTGTCGCCTTTGGGAAAACTTGCTGGACAACGGCTCGGGAGCAGAGAATCATGGATATTGGTCGCACTTCACTCGCAATCGCACTGGCAGGCGCACTCGTTGCCTGTGGCGGAGGCGGAAGCAGTGGAGGTGGCGGTGGAGCAACCGCAGGCGGTGGCGGAGGAGGCGGTACGTCTACGCCTGCCCAGTGCTCGCTTCGTGACCGGCAGGATTGGGCATTCGGCCAGATCGACGAATTCTACCTTTTCCCGAACCTGATCGACCGCACGCCCAACCCGGCCAGCTTCAACGATCTGCAAGAATACATCAACGCGATCGTTGCCCCGGCCCGCGCGCAATCACGCGATCGCTTCTTCACTTTCATCACTTCAATCACCGAAGAAAACGCATTGATCAACTCGGGGTCGAGTGCCGGCTTCGGCATACGATTGGCCTACGATACATCTGCCGATCGCGTTTTCCTGTTGGAAGCTTTTGAAAATGGCCCGGCCTTCGCCCAAGGCTTCGATCGCGGCACGGAACTGCTGACCGTCAATGGACAGAGCGTCGCAAACCTGATGGCATCGGGCGGACCGCAGGCTGTTATCGACCAGCTTGGCCCCAGCGACCCGGGTGTGACCAGGACATTCCGCATCCGCGATACAGCCGGGGTCGAACGTGACGTGTCTGTCACCAAAGCGGATTTCTCGCTCGATCCAATCTCGGATCGCTACGGGGTCGAAATCCTCAACGATGGCGGCAAGCAGGTCGGCTACATTAACCTGCGCACCTTCATTGTCGATTCCGCCGGCCCGCAGCTGCGCGAAGCTGTCCGGCAATTCCGTGATCAGGGCATCACTGAAGTCATACTCGATTTCCGGTACAATGGCGGAGGCTTGGTATCTGTGGCCGAATTGCTGGGTGATCTGATGGCGGCTGACAAGGTCGGTGATGTGTTCAGCCGCACAACGTTCCGCGATTCCTTAGCCAACAATAATGAAACGGATCTGTTCCGCGCCCAGTCCGAAGCTATCGCGGCTACCAAGATTGCCTTTATCGGACGCGGTGGCACAGCCTCGGCAAGCGAACTCGTCGCCAACAGCTTCATTCCTTATCTCGGCAACAACACCGCCCTGATCGGAGCCAATACTTTCGGCAAGCCAGTGGGTCAGATCGCACGAGACCGCGATGTTTGCGACGATCGCCTTCGCGTAGTCGCATTCCAGACTCAGAACCGGGACAATCAGGGCGAATACTTCACCGGCCTTGCCAGCGTATTCCCCCGCACCTGCCAGGCGGGTGACGACATCTTCACGCCCCTTGGCGATCCGAGCGAGGCCTCGATCAGCACTGCGCTTGATTTTCTCGCGGGGCGTCCTTGCAACGCCATTTCCGGGAGCGGCCAACAAGGTACGCAAAGCGTTCGTGTAACTGGCCCGCGGCAGGAGCTCCTGCAACCGGAACAGCCGAGCGCAGCGCAATACCGGATCCCGGGGCTGTTCTGACGGTAACGCCTTCGGGTCTCAGGGGCAGGACAACGTCATTGCGGTGTCGATGACCATGTCGGAATTGGCCGGTTTTGCAATGAGAGTGGCATCGAGCTGGCGGACCATCTCGTTCTGGCGGTCGAGATCGCCGGAATGAAGGATGTAGGGGATACCGCGCTGTTGAAGCTCGTTTGCGATCGGAATGCAGGTCTCCCCATCCTTTAGAGTTACGTCGAGCACCGCACAGCTCAATTCATGAGTCTCAAGGTGGCCGAAAGCTTGCGCCAAGCTCATCGCACCCAGCGCCGTGCATCCACGCTCTTCTGATGCGAATTCCAGATCCATCAGGATCAGCGGTTCGTCATCCAGTAAGAGAATCGTGCAGGAAATCAGAATTATCCGTCTTGCAGAGGTATGGTGATCAGCGAGTGCAGCCCGCTCGGGTTCCATTCCCGGTTGATTGTTCCGGACGATGTGCGCAGCAAACGGTCCAGAATGGAAGAGCCGGCACCAAGTTCCTGGGGAGGCCCGTCTAGCTGCGGGCCGCCTGTCTCTTTCCATTCGACCAGCAGATCACCCTTGTCCGACGCATACCAGTCAACGAGGACCTGCCCGCTCACATCGCCAGACCATGCCCCATGCTTGCTAGCATTGGCGGCCAGCTCATGGAGGATCAAACCGACCATGGAGATGATGGAGAAAGGAACTTTGAGATCACTGCCTTTCATCAGGATGCGGGCATCCTGCTTGTAAGGCTCTAGGATTGCATGGATTGCAGGCCCGATCTCGATCGAGCCCGATGATGCTTCGTCGAGAGTGGTTTCGTAGGCGCGGCCCAGAGCCTGAATGCGCGCATTGATCTCCGCCGCTTCTTCCTGAACGCCCCGGACACGGCCGGTCACATTCACAATCCCGGAGATGACGGCAAACATGTTCTTCATCCGGTGCGACAGCTCGCGCGCCATTTCGCGGGCATGTCGCTCCTCTTCTCGCGCAGCACGAACATCGGAGACATCCCACTGGCTGCCGAAGAAATAGATCAGCTTGTCGTTGTCATCATAGATCGGGCCCAGGTGCAGCGCATTCCAGAATGTGCTGCCGTCCTTGCGATAGTTGAGGAGTTCGACCACGACGACATCTTCATTCGCGATGGCCTCGCGCATGCGGTCAACGGGTTCCTTCTTGGTCCGGGGGCCTTGCAGGAAACGACAATTGCGGCCGACAATTTCCTCTTCATCGTAACCGGTAAGTTCGCGGAACGCGCGGTTGGCAAAGACAATCGGCAAGTCCGGCTGATTGGGGTCGCACAGGCAGATCGCCATTCGCGTTTGTGCCATTGCCTGTTCGAACAGAACACCGGATGCGCCTGTGAAATGCTTGTCAGGATGGCCTTCGCGGAAACGCTCCGGGCTATCATCATATCTCAACGAAGCGCTCTGCGAAGAGCGATCACGGTTATTCTCGTCCATCTCTGTTTTCTGTTCTCTGGCGCGGCCCCGCTCGAGTGCGCACAAAATCTGTCTGCTATAAATATAAGTGGCACGAAAGCGTTCCGGTATACCTCCGAAAGACTGTAGTGTGGGACAGATTGGCAGCGGCATTGACGGGCGGCGATCCGAGGCTAGTCTCTCTAAGAAGGAGTTTCCGAATGGACCAAAAGCGCTATCGGACCTTTGCTGATTTCTGGCCGTTCTATTTGCGTGAGCATAGCATGCCGGAAACACGGGCGCTCCACTATCTGGGCACGTCGATTGTCGTCGCTATCGCTGTTCTCGCTTTACTGTCGCAATCTTGGTGGCTGCTACTCGCACTGCCTTTGGCGGGATATTTCTTCGCCTGGGTGGCCCATTTCGGAGTGGAGAAAAACCGGCCGGCAACCTTCAGTTACCCTCTCTGGAGCCTGGCAGCAGATTTCAAGATGTGGGGCCTGTGGTTGATGGGGAAACTGGGGCCGGAACTGGACAAGGCCGGGGTCATCAAACCCCCAGATTGAAGAAGGGGCGCCCGCAAAGGCGCCCCTTTCCAATTCACATGTGATATGGCCGCTTAGCCCGGCATAACAACCGTATCGATCGCGTGAATGATACCATTGGAGGCCTTCACGTCGGTTGCCGTCACCGTCGAAGTGCCGCCCGCAGCATCCGTCAAAACGACATTGCCATCAACGATGGAAGCAGTAAGCGCACCACCATTTACGGTCGTGATTTCGAAGCTACCGTTATTGCTTTCGATCGCACTGGTGAGCGTCGCAGCATCAGTTGCGCCTGACACCACGTGGTACGTAAGGATGCCGGTCAGCTGTTCCTTGCCTTCCGGCGCGGTCAGGCTTTCCAAAGTGCCTTCCGGCAGTTTGGCAAAGGCAGCGTTGGTCGGCGCGAAAACGGTGAACGGCCCTTCGCCAGACAGTGTCTCACCCAGCTCGGCAGCTGTCACTGCGGTAACAAGGGTCGAGAAATCGTCGTTACCCTGGGCAACGGCGACAATTGTGCCGGGCTCTTCAGCAGCTGCGGTTGTGCCATCAGCCATGGCGTCTTCGGTGTCGCCGTCGGCAGGTGCACCACAAGCGACAAGCGCAAGCGCGCTGGCGGTGGCGACGAAGGAGGCTTTGACGGAATTGAACGAGAGTTTCATAAGTCTGGGTATCCTTGGATTGAACGATAACGGGTTGGGGGACCCGCCAGAGCAGATTTCATTCCGCTCCTCGCGCCACCAACGGACGCAACCGGACAGCGTTCCAAAATTTTTGCCCCTGCACCGGAAACGCAGCACCGGGCAGCTTACCAGTGACCTGTGCCAGGTGATCCCTTGAGAGGTCCCTTGATCCGATCCGTGACCCAGCCACCATAGAGCCCGCCGGGCTGCGGTCGCACCCGCTCTTCCCCAGCGAAGCACGCAACCTTGGCCGGATAAAAGGCAATCCACCCAGCGATTTCGGCGTACCCTTCCGGTAAGTCGTCAAATGGATCGGGATACATCCATGCCGCCCCATGGAGTGTCGGGCCGTCGGGCACAGCCAGATCAAATTCGACCGCGACGCCTTTCCATTCACACACCGAAAGTCGTCCGTTGGGTATCAGCCAATCGCGCTGCACATCATCAGGCGGGAAATACGGGCATGGAGCACCCGCAGTTTCCTTCAATTCGAGCGCTCGGCTACTCCGCGCGATGAAAGTCTCTTCAAACCGTACCGTGAGCTCTATGGGTGCGAGTTGAAGAATAGGCGGACGCGGGTAGTCCCAAACGGATTCTTCCCCTTGCCCCACAGGTTCAAGATCCGAAGGCCGGAAACCGGCATCCCAACTTTCCCGATGCGGCTTAACCTGCTCCAGCAATTGCCGCTTGTCAGGCAGGCCCTTCATGGGTTTTGCGGACCGGAGAATGGCTGGCGATCAGTGTGCGCGCAGCCTTCCCGCGTTTCCTCACCGACCTGCAATGTCGCGGTGTACGGATAGGTACGATCGCTCATCCCGTCCGAACATTCTCCCGGTGTGATCGCCAGATCGAAGCGCGCTTCGCCATAGGTTCCGGCGAATGAGATGCCGCCTTGGCCAATGAAACGCTCCACAGCTATGGTGTCGCCATCGATGTTCTCAGGCGTCGTATAAATCAGAGTATCGCCTGTGACCTCACCACCCCAGAATGGCTCCGTTCCACCGAATATGATCACTTCGTCATCGGC
This is a stretch of genomic DNA from Parerythrobacter jejuensis. It encodes these proteins:
- a CDS encoding SWIB/MDM2 domain-containing protein; the protein is MAGNNALQKPVTLTSDLENVVGKGPMTRAQVTSKVWEYIKANSLQDSKDKRQINPDAKLGAVIGKDQISMFKMTAAVSKHLS
- a CDS encoding PAS domain-containing protein — protein: MDENNRDRSSQSASLRYDDSPERFREGHPDKHFTGASGVLFEQAMAQTRMAICLCDPNQPDLPIVFANRAFRELTGYDEEEIVGRNCRFLQGPRTKKEPVDRMREAIANEDVVVVELLNYRKDGSTFWNALHLGPIYDDNDKLIYFFGSQWDVSDVRAAREEERHAREMARELSHRMKNMFAVISGIVNVTGRVRGVQEEAAEINARIQALGRAYETTLDEASSGSIEIGPAIHAILEPYKQDARILMKGSDLKVPFSIISMVGLILHELAANASKHGAWSGDVSGQVLVDWYASDKGDLLVEWKETGGPQLDGPPQELGAGSSILDRLLRTSSGTINREWNPSGLHSLITIPLQDG
- a CDS encoding DoxX family protein — translated: MIRTAFRWLLAFFYGYAGWQHLANPDFFMAIMPPWVPQPDFVVWLTGIAELLGAAALVQPVSKPLMRAAGVGLALYALCVWPANIHHFAMDMARDDGGLGLGYHIPRMIAQPIIIWLALWASEATNWPFARHTN
- a CDS encoding fasciclin domain-containing protein encodes the protein MKLSFNSVKASFVATASALALVACGAPADGDTEDAMADGTTAAAEEPGTIVAVAQGNDDFSTLVTAVTAAELGETLSGEGPFTVFAPTNAAFAKLPEGTLESLTAPEGKEQLTGILTYHVVSGATDAATLTSAIESNNGSFEITTVNGGALTASIVDGNVVLTDAAGGTSTVTATDVKASNGIIHAIDTVVMPG
- a CDS encoding DUF2945 domain-containing protein: MSNSNSFQTNQYVKWNWGNGEGKGQIQERFEREVTRTLQGSEVTKDGDADNPAYLIKQEDGDEVLKRGSELEAQDT
- a CDS encoding S41 family peptidase; translation: MDIGRTSLAIALAGALVACGGGGSSGGGGGATAGGGGGGGTSTPAQCSLRDRQDWAFGQIDEFYLFPNLIDRTPNPASFNDLQEYINAIVAPARAQSRDRFFTFITSITEENALINSGSSAGFGIRLAYDTSADRVFLLEAFENGPAFAQGFDRGTELLTVNGQSVANLMASGGPQAVIDQLGPSDPGVTRTFRIRDTAGVERDVSVTKADFSLDPISDRYGVEILNDGGKQVGYINLRTFIVDSAGPQLREAVRQFRDQGITEVILDFRYNGGGLVSVAELLGDLMAADKVGDVFSRTTFRDSLANNNETDLFRAQSEAIAATKIAFIGRGGTASASELVANSFIPYLGNNTALIGANTFGKPVGQIARDRDVCDDRLRVVAFQTQNRDNQGEYFTGLASVFPRTCQAGDDIFTPLGDPSEASISTALDFLAGRPCNAISGSGQQGTQSVRVTGPRQELLQPEQPSAAQYRIPGLF
- a CDS encoding S8 family peptidase; translated protein: MTGAGSTIAIIDTGIDSDSPEFAGRIHPDSTDVAGNSTFEAVDDHGTNVALVAGAAFDGNGVVGIAFDASILALRADEPDSCTASEDDADLDGCVFFDRDIARGVDQAVASGATVINLSLGGSAPTQRLNDAIARAAAAGIVIVVAAGNDGDSTEAGIDPDNPDPFASGILAAGGSNVIIVGSVNDAREISDFSNRAGNGASSFLSARGERICCVYEDGTLQITTEANGDRFVTLFSGTSFAAPQVAGAVALLAQAFPNLTGTEIVEILLDSASDVGTAGVDSIFGRGILDIARALQPQGTTRVAGTSSVLALADDTGTGSGPMGDALVNVPIEIVILDKYDRAYSYNFGSRLRGASVLPRVRGAVERRGQRVVAGNDQVALAFTVDRDGAASGANPLRLNAVDAEQARVLAGQVALKVSGKTKLGFAFSQSADGIAAHLQGKKRPAFLIAGDAAGDTGFARSEDAALAIRQQVGPFGVTMKASNGEAWLGALRDGVDSTGRGRERYGLAQFGVALDRQFGRLNASIGADWLREDRTVLGAFLHDAFGANGADSYFLDASLGFDLASDVWVGANVRQGITRARQAGLVGTGSTFRSSAWSIDFVKGNTFQTSDTLGFRISQPLRVGSGGLNLSLPVSYDYATEAAVFDTRSISLSPEGRELLAEIAWRGYGFGGNLAISAFYRRDPGHYAGSPDDKGLVLRWNRGF
- a CDS encoding DUF962 domain-containing protein, giving the protein MDQKRYRTFADFWPFYLREHSMPETRALHYLGTSIVVAIAVLALLSQSWWLLLALPLAGYFFAWVAHFGVEKNRPATFSYPLWSLAADFKMWGLWLMGKLGPELDKAGVIKPPD
- a CDS encoding dipeptidase, whose protein sequence is MKYWPLIAAGLCVASPGLAQSPEEVADAALEAAPVWDGHNDVPIQLRARYGNVIGDLDFQDTTDTGDEANDIRAMHTDLARLRAGKVGAQWWSVYVSASLDEPEAVQATIEQIDVTKRLIARYPNDLGLALTADDVEREMAAGRIASLLGMEGGHSIGSSLAVLRQTYALGARYMTLTHSKTLSWADSSTDTPKHGGLTSFGKDLVREMNRIGMLVDLSHVSEAVMMDALDIARAPVIFSHSNARAINGHARNVPDSVLARLPANGGIIMVTFVPGFLSEPARQWNANRAGEKARLEALWRGQPDEVTRLLAEWDATNPLPQSSIAETADHIDHVRKIAGIDAIGIGGDFDGIPFAPPGLEDVSGYPALFTELARRGYTQSDLEKISFRNMMRVMRAAEAAKAELAQLPPYEYPAGEAR
- a CDS encoding DUF427 domain-containing protein — encoded protein: MKGLPDKRQLLEQVKPHRESWDAGFRPSDLEPVGQGEESVWDYPRPPILQLAPIELTVRFEETFIARSSRALELKETAGAPCPYFPPDDVQRDWLIPNGRLSVCEWKGVAVEFDLAVPDGPTLHGAAWMYPDPFDDLPEGYAEIAGWIAFYPAKVACFAGEERVRPQPGGLYGGWVTDRIKGPLKGSPGTGHW
- a CDS encoding response regulator gives rise to the protein MEPERAALADHHTSARRIILISCTILLLDDEPLILMDLEFASEERGCTALGAMSLAQAFGHLETHELSCAVLDVTLKDGETCIPIANELQQRGIPYILHSGDLDRQNEMVRQLDATLIAKPANSDMVIDTAMTLSCP
- a CDS encoding YbhB/YbcL family Raf kinase inhibitor-like protein — translated: MADWLANALPTGTPAHAGLALVHLAQEKAMARGGLKLTSPAFEGGEELDPCFTADEEDAVAPPLEWSAPPPGAQELVVIVEDASSEGPTCHWLVWGLAPQRGKLLEGETPPRVGKNSMGNSEWLLPALPKDDDPHTFVFQLYALDLPMTLMPGATREQLFKAMEGHVMAAAVLTATYQASDEEDWVEEGENDFA
- a CDS encoding COG3650 family protein encodes the protein MKWLFLPAGSLFLAACQAGVDGDGSPGTSPDGFTGIADDEVIIFGGTEPFWGGEVTGDTLIYTTPENIDGDTIAVERFIGQGGISFAGTYGEARFDLAITPGECSDGMSDRTYPYTATLQVGEETREGCAHTDRQPFSGPQNP
- the dapD gene encoding 2,3,4,5-tetrahydropyridine-2,6-dicarboxylate N-succinyltransferase, with translation MTAALQTTIEKAWDERASVTPDSTDVSEAVEQAIAMLDDGSARVAQPDGNGGWTVNQWLKKAVLLSFRLRENAVIEGAVGAPAFDKVPSKFEGWDDAKFRQAGFRVVPGAIARRGSYIGRDTVLMPSFTNIGAYVGDGTMIDTWASVGSCAQVGTNCHISAGAGIGGVLEPLQANPTIIGDNCFIGARSEIVEGVIVGEGSVVAMGVFVTQSTKIVHRTTGEVIRGHIPPYSVVVPGTLPDPDGGPSLACAVIVKTVDAQTREKTGINELLRD
- a CDS encoding DUF3008 family protein, with protein sequence MPDAKSKAQQQAAGAALSAKRGETDKADLRGASERMFESMSEEELEEMASTDPSELPDTADDS